The proteins below come from a single Vanessa tameamea isolate UH-Manoa-2023 chromosome 15, ilVanTame1 primary haplotype, whole genome shotgun sequence genomic window:
- the LOC113399124 gene encoding brachyurin-like: MKLAVVLVSFIAYVSAKSYPQDLSDVNPAYGYLTKYGIPEGERIQKAEEEYLRTPSAKIVGGSPAAVGQFKYQAGLISDIIGITGRGVCGGSLITPNRVLTAAHCWNDGRHQAWRVTVVLGSTLLFSGGTRIESTDVQSHPHWFPLLILNDIAVIRLPVNVQLSETIGTIALPTGSLSTEDFVGEAAIASGFGITKDGGGISADQFLNHVTMNVIPNFLCSLAYPSAIRPSNICTRTIGGTSTCRGDSGGPLVVHRNDTPLLVGVTSFGSIFGCGIGFPAAFVRVSSFLDFIHENL, encoded by the exons ATGAAACTAGCAGTGGTACTTGTGTCTTTTATCGCTTACGTTTCAGCCAAGTCATATCCCCAGGACTTGTCTGACGTAAACCCCGCCTATGGATACTTAACAAAATACGGTATCCCCGAAGGTGAAAGAATTCAAAAGGCTGAAGAAGAATACTTAAGAACACCATCTGCAAAAATCGTTGGAGGATCTCCCGCTGCTGTAGGACAATTCAAATATCAG GCCGGTTTGATTAGCGATATCATCGGCATCACTGGCAGAGGTGTGTGTGGTGGTTCCCTTATCACCCCTAATCGTGTTTTGACCGCGGCTCACTGCTGGAATGATGGCAGGCACCAAGCTTGGAGAGTAACCGTTGTTCTCGGATCTACCCTCCTTTTCAGCGGTGGTACAAGAATTGAAAGTACTGATGTCCAATCGCACCCTCACTGGTTTCCGCTGCTCATTTTAAATGACATTGCTGTCATCCGGCTGCCTGTAAATGTACAACTATCtg agacCATTGGAACGATTGCTTTACCTACTGGATCTCTTAGTACAGAAGACTTTGTCGGAGAAGCTGCAATTGCTTCCGGTTTTGGAATAACTAAAGATG gtGGTGGTATTTCTGCGGACCAGTTTTTGAATCATGTCACCATGAATGTCATTCCAAATTTTTTGTGCTCGCTGGCTTATCCATCGGCTATCCGACCATCAAATATTTGCACAAGAACTATCGGAGGCACTAGCACCTGCAGAGGAGACTCTGGTGGTCCTCTCGTTGTTCATAGGAATGACACACCATTATTG GTTGGTGTAACTTCCTTCGGATCTATTTTTGGCTGTGGAATTGGTTTTCCCGCTGCATTCGTCAGAGTGTCATCGTTCCTTGATTTCATCCACGAAAatctttaa